One part of the Sciurus carolinensis chromosome 4, mSciCar1.2, whole genome shotgun sequence genome encodes these proteins:
- the LOC124982646 gene encoding uncharacterized protein LOC124982646, whose protein sequence is MPTLILVKCLGSLRACKLGRRRRRRAAAGAAGSGPRSRSIRNSDRAAQAGPRAASGRARCTAATASSGSASPRAPGAQCHGGARNGAARGRSNLGLPGRSATAGAVLRRLRTVRWSGGSGARPPPLRAGAPAQALLRRHLALQSRGPLATSFFHSQKRKGKKKKKKTGKVKKGDEGEKKIAPRNGSCDRDRPPWRAASATCPQGDNSVSIPVPPLEFSWHLWAFLSPPSLQLQPEPLMATAHTPESYLGTFWTLDSILPAAQDNLMEAPGSRIWYLTLIFAQPSNARIWKTGPYLRLGFLASKQGVINDPLRAIPCPAVSSSSRHSTELQVIPRRPPQKPAKEMHDMQRRCRSGPHLLGWISQDRTHHQPSWYLALQRCMEENGVQAPGAELGTDVHPCREVDAELRTRKLAAGRNQSQRLSPVVLTAGHLPGLRGWEEAT, encoded by the exons aTGCC CACGCTCATTTTAGTGAAATGTCTGGGGTCACTCCGCGCGTGCAAGTTAGGACGACGCCGGCGTCGCCGCGCCGCTGCTGGGGCTGCAGGCTCCGGGCCCCGCTCGCGTTCGATCAGAAACTCTGACAGAGCAGCCCAGGCCGGACCGCGGGCCGCGAGCGGCCGCGCGCGCTGCACTGCAGCCACTGCCTCTTCCGGATCAGCATCTCCCCGCGCCCCGGGCGCCCAATGTCATGGAGGCGCGCGGAACGGGGCTGCGCGCGGCCGTTCCAACCTGGGGCTGCCGGGCCGCTCAGCCACCGCCGGGGCTGTACTGCGGAGGCTGCGGACCGTGCGCTGGAGTGGAGGGAGCGGGGCGAGGCCGCCGCCGCTACGCGCCGGGGCCCCGGCTCAGGCGCTGCTGCGAAGACACCTAGCGCTGCAGTCCCGGGGACCGCTCGCGACCTCCTTTTTTCAttcacaaaaaaggaaaggaaaaaaaaaaaaaaaaaaaacgggaaaagtaaaaaagggagacgagggggagaaaaaaatcgCACCCAGGAACGGCAGCTGTGACAGGGACCGCCCACCGTGGCGCGCG GCCTCCGCCACTTGCCCACAGGGGGACAACAGCGTTTCCATACCTGTGCCACCTTTGGAGTTTTCCTGGCACCTGTGGGCCTTCCTCTCTCCACCATCTCTGCAGCTACAGCCTGAGCCTCTGATGGCCACGGCCCATA CTCCAGAGAGCTACCTGGGCACTTTCTGGACCCTCGATTCCATCCTTCCTGCTGCTCAAGACAACCTTATGGAAGCTCCAGGGTCAAGGATCTGGTACCTCACTCTCATCTTTGCCCAGCCCTCCAATGCCAGAATCTGGAAAACAGGGCCATACCTGAGGCTGGGTTTCCTCGCCAGCAAGCAAGGAGTCATCAATGACCCACTCCGTGCTATTCCCTGTCCAGctgtcagcagcagcagccgtcACAGCACAG AGCTACAAGTAATACCACGAAGGCCACCACAGAAGCCTGCCAAGGAAATGCATGATATGCAGCGACGGTGCAGATCTGGCCCACATCTCCTGGGGTGGATTTCTCAAGACAGGACTCACCATCAG CCTTCTTGGTACTTGGCCCTCCAACGATGCATGGAGGAGAATGGTGTACAAGCCCCTGGAGCTGAGTTGGGAACTGATGTCCATCCCTGCAGGGAAGTTG atgcagaactGAGAACCAGGAAGCTGGCTGCTGGGAGGAATCAGAGCCAGAGGTTGAGTCCAGTTGTCCTGACCGCAGGCCACCTCCCAGGCCTGAGAGGTTGGGAAGAGGCAACGTAG